In a genomic window of Gloeothece verrucosa PCC 7822:
- a CDS encoding cytochrome c oxidase subunit 3, protein MPRHIHIDDSPIRFERLLERFPHWLQRFLPTGGGDAENSQHKSLFGVTVFLLSESLIFLSFILTYLALKYNSSNWLPPGVKGPELTVLVAINTVVLLSSSLIIQWAENALKKRKINKFRALWLTTSLMGIYFLVGQKNEWNGLDFGLKTAVAGGAFYVLTGFHGLHVLTGVLLQLTMFVRSWLPNIYKKGHFGVSAVTLFWHFVDVIWIFLFLIIYIL, encoded by the coding sequence ATGCCTAGACATATTCATATTGATGATAGTCCAATTCGTTTTGAACGTCTTTTAGAACGATTTCCCCACTGGTTACAACGCTTTTTACCTACTGGCGGCGGTGATGCTGAAAACTCTCAACATAAATCCCTATTTGGAGTTACTGTATTTTTACTATCAGAAAGCTTAATCTTCCTAAGTTTCATCTTGACCTATCTTGCTCTAAAATATAATTCTTCTAATTGGTTACCACCAGGCGTTAAAGGCCCAGAATTAACAGTTTTAGTCGCCATTAATACTGTGGTACTTCTTTCTAGTAGCCTGATTATTCAATGGGCAGAAAATGCGCTTAAAAAACGGAAAATAAACAAGTTTCGCGCTCTTTGGCTGACAACATCTCTCATGGGAATTTATTTTTTAGTCGGTCAGAAAAATGAGTGGAATGGCCTTGATTTTGGATTAAAAACAGCAGTAGCAGGAGGGGCTTTTTATGTGCTGACAGGGTTTCATGGATTGCACGTTCTAACAGGCGTTTTATTACAGTTAACTATGTTCGTGCGCTCATGGCTTCCTAACATATATAAAAAAGGTCATTTTGGCGTAAGTGCTGTAACCCTTTTTTGGCATTTTGTAGATGTAATTTGGATATTTTTATTTTTAATCATTTATATTTTATAG
- a CDS encoding NAD(P)/FAD-dependent oxidoreductase yields the protein MNNPVYQTIIIGGGFTGLFAALHLTHNHYPRSVILIDPNERFCFKPLLYEYFSGQMEPMQVVPRYEELLQGSGVIFVQDAVQAINLQEQEIQLISGTIYNYSNLVLAVGSITNYFGITGAKEFAFPLWSQQDAIALDRHLRYCLQQAIQTEDKESRKHLLTVVVVGGGPSGVEMAATLADLLPYWYAALGGDQNEIRIILLNHGKEILEGDINSHLRQTAMDQLQERATKVELLLGCKAKGITPSTVEYEQENQTKTIQSATTIWATGSSTHPLIKNLAIPQENRDSHGRLLVTPTLQLLDFPEVFAGGDCAAIENSSLPPTAQVAYQQGAEIAHNLTALALGQQPRPAKINLRGTLLKLGLENAAANIYDKFEVDGELGHLIRQGTYLELLPTPIHNFKATAEWLKDEIFQQHLGITESGKVIVRAAQIAGGVAIGVLAARKLMEILGEDNSK from the coding sequence ATGAACAATCCAGTTTATCAAACAATAATTATCGGCGGTGGATTTACAGGACTATTTGCCGCTCTGCATTTAACTCACAACCATTATCCTCGTTCTGTTATTTTGATTGACCCCAATGAACGCTTTTGTTTTAAACCCTTACTTTATGAATATTTTAGTGGGCAAATGGAACCTATGCAGGTGGTTCCTCGTTATGAAGAATTGCTACAAGGTAGCGGCGTTATTTTTGTCCAAGATGCTGTTCAAGCCATTAATTTACAAGAACAAGAAATTCAATTAATTTCTGGCACAATATATAATTATAGTAATTTAGTCTTAGCGGTAGGAAGTATTACCAATTATTTTGGCATCACAGGAGCAAAAGAATTTGCATTTCCTTTGTGGTCTCAACAAGATGCCATCGCGCTTGATCGTCACTTACGCTATTGTCTTCAACAAGCCATACAAACCGAAGATAAAGAATCTCGAAAACATTTATTAACTGTCGTTGTAGTAGGGGGAGGCCCTTCGGGAGTAGAAATGGCGGCTACTTTAGCGGATTTGCTGCCTTATTGGTATGCGGCTTTAGGAGGCGATCAAAATGAAATTCGGATTATACTTCTCAATCATGGAAAGGAAATTCTTGAAGGAGATATTAACTCGCATTTACGTCAAACAGCTATGGATCAACTGCAAGAACGTGCGACAAAAGTCGAATTATTATTAGGTTGTAAAGCTAAAGGAATTACTCCCAGTACAGTAGAATATGAGCAAGAAAATCAAACTAAAACTATCCAGAGTGCTACAACCATTTGGGCAACTGGCAGTTCTACCCATCCTTTAATTAAAAACTTAGCAATTCCTCAAGAAAACAGAGATTCTCATGGTCGTCTTTTAGTTACTCCTACCTTACAACTGTTAGATTTTCCAGAAGTATTTGCCGGCGGAGACTGTGCCGCCATTGAAAATAGCTCTCTACCACCCACAGCCCAAGTTGCTTATCAACAAGGAGCCGAAATCGCTCATAATTTAACAGCACTTGCTTTAGGGCAACAACCCCGTCCTGCTAAAATTAACTTGCGAGGAACATTATTAAAATTAGGCTTAGAAAATGCTGCCGCTAACATTTATGATAAGTTTGAAGTGGATGGTGAACTAGGGCATCTTATCCGTCAGGGCACATATTTAGAGCTATTACCAACGCCAATTCATAATTTTAAAGCCACTGCTGAATGGCTCAAAGACGAAATTTTTCAGCAACATTTAGGCATTACCGAATCTGGTAAAGTCATAGTACGAGCCGCACAAATTGCCGGAGGAGTTGCCATTGGAGTTTTAGCCGCTCGAAAATTAATGGAAATTTTAGGAGAAGATAATTCCAAGTGA